The Magnetococcales bacterium genome contains a region encoding:
- a CDS encoding DUF927 domain-containing protein: MQKADRSQLDVGSIREAAKGKWRNILANLGVAPSVLDGKHHPCPNCGGTDRFRFDDRDGSGSYYCNGCNPGDGFSLVGKMLGLSPKQDFPIILERVADLVGASPVPPVGKPSQKKKAETWKPITPIPDEAPEPPSHYRMGEPSQRWTYCDAEGRVLFYISRFDKPDGEKEMLPLTFCQGTDGKLQWRWKSVPAPRPLYNLKGLASQPDGWVLVTEGEKAADAANILFPELVVTTSPNGSASAHQADWSPLADRRVIVWPDHDEKGLAYANKVTDILHQVGAMSVKWLRLDAFLDLPCLPQRESLPNGWDAADAIAEGVDQEAGRVFLEDSSNLITPPQENKELLDQPGVGGGAIQERKIEVQANEEVHGKFPFEVVEGVKNRRNGTYYLPPTDDDEQAQPVWFCDPLHITARTRDASQTNHGRLLEFKDPDGHKHSWAMPMENLAGDGADCRRTLLSMGLGITPNRKAREHLSTYIQNSLPEAVARCVERTGWYGDVFVFPNETIGENNERVMLQSISGDLQGFEAAGTLADWQQGVAARCVGNSRLVFAVSAAFASVLLHLVEEESGGFNFTGQSSTGKTTALTVAVSVWGGAERLQRWRATSNGLEAVALLHNDTLLCLDELAQVDPREAGEIAYMLANGTGKARSRRDGTARKKSTWRLLFLSAGEIGLAEHMRAAGKRSRAGQEVRLADIPADAGAGYGLFENLHGHLGGADFSRAINTAARSFYGTPAREFINRLVSRLEGMAPAIEEYRQEFLNESLSPDADGQALRVAGRFALVAAAGELATALGVTGWQEDEAFSAARICQEAWITARGGTGPQEIKTALAQVQLFFEKHGESRFSNKTEINARPTINRAGFFQVVEDRIEYWVFPGVFREEICQGLDHKFVTRLLKEQGWIAPGNDGVATVKPRLPGMGPTRCYHFISLGGDEP; the protein is encoded by the coding sequence ATGCAAAAGGCTGATCGCTCCCAACTGGATGTTGGCTCCATTCGGGAGGCGGCGAAGGGGAAGTGGCGGAACATCCTGGCTAACTTGGGGGTGGCCCCATCTGTCCTTGATGGCAAACACCACCCCTGCCCAAATTGTGGCGGCACAGATCGGTTCCGCTTTGATGATCGGGACGGAAGCGGATCTTACTACTGCAACGGATGCAACCCCGGCGATGGTTTTTCGCTGGTCGGTAAAATGTTGGGTTTGAGTCCCAAACAGGACTTCCCCATCATTTTGGAGCGGGTGGCAGATCTGGTCGGGGCCTCCCCCGTACCACCGGTTGGCAAGCCCAGCCAGAAGAAAAAGGCCGAAACCTGGAAACCCATCACCCCAATTCCTGATGAAGCGCCGGAACCGCCCAGCCATTACAGGATGGGGGAACCGTCCCAGCGGTGGACCTACTGCGATGCCGAAGGGCGAGTGCTCTTCTACATCTCCCGGTTCGACAAGCCAGATGGTGAAAAGGAAATGCTCCCCCTAACCTTCTGCCAGGGTACTGACGGTAAATTACAATGGCGATGGAAAAGTGTGCCTGCCCCCCGCCCCCTTTACAATCTGAAAGGCTTGGCTTCCCAGCCAGATGGTTGGGTTCTGGTGACCGAGGGGGAGAAGGCAGCAGATGCTGCCAACATCCTCTTCCCAGAATTGGTGGTCACTACCAGTCCAAACGGTTCAGCATCAGCACACCAGGCAGATTGGTCCCCTCTGGCTGACCGCCGGGTGATAGTCTGGCCTGACCATGACGAAAAAGGATTGGCCTATGCCAACAAGGTGACCGATATCTTGCACCAAGTTGGAGCGATGTCTGTGAAATGGCTGCGGCTAGATGCTTTCCTAGATCTGCCTTGTTTACCACAACGGGAAAGTTTACCGAATGGCTGGGATGCGGCTGACGCAATTGCGGAAGGGGTTGATCAGGAGGCAGGCCGGGTTTTTCTGGAGGATTCCAGCAATCTGATAACGCCACCCCAGGAGAATAAAGAACTTCTGGATCAACCTGGCGTTGGCGGTGGGGCCATCCAAGAGCGAAAAATCGAGGTCCAAGCTAATGAAGAAGTCCACGGCAAGTTTCCCTTTGAGGTGGTGGAAGGAGTTAAAAACCGGCGCAACGGAACCTATTATCTGCCCCCAACCGATGATGATGAGCAAGCTCAACCTGTCTGGTTTTGCGATCCGTTGCACATCACAGCCCGCACCCGGGATGCCTCCCAGACTAACCATGGGCGGCTTCTTGAATTCAAAGATCCTGATGGCCACAAACACTCCTGGGCTATGCCCATGGAAAACCTTGCTGGTGATGGTGCGGATTGTCGGCGAACGCTCCTCTCCATGGGGTTGGGCATCACACCCAACCGAAAGGCCAGAGAACACCTCTCCACCTATATTCAAAACTCACTACCTGAGGCTGTAGCCCGTTGTGTGGAGCGGACTGGTTGGTATGGTGATGTGTTTGTTTTTCCGAATGAAACCATCGGGGAAAATAATGAGCGGGTTATGCTGCAATCTATTTCTGGAGATCTGCAAGGTTTTGAGGCAGCAGGCACTCTAGCTGATTGGCAACAGGGGGTAGCGGCCCGTTGTGTAGGAAATTCCAGACTGGTATTTGCGGTGAGTGCTGCCTTTGCTTCTGTCCTTCTCCACCTGGTCGAGGAAGAATCGGGGGGGTTCAACTTTACTGGTCAAAGCTCCACCGGCAAGACGACTGCGTTGACCGTCGCGGTTTCTGTTTGGGGTGGGGCGGAAAGGTTGCAACGCTGGCGGGCTACCTCAAATGGTTTGGAGGCAGTGGCCTTGCTTCACAATGACACTCTTCTTTGTTTAGATGAATTGGCCCAGGTTGACCCACGAGAGGCTGGGGAAATCGCCTACATGTTAGCCAATGGTACCGGCAAGGCTCGTTCCAGACGGGATGGTACTGCCAGAAAAAAATCGACTTGGCGGCTACTTTTCCTGAGTGCTGGCGAGATCGGCTTGGCCGAACACATGCGGGCGGCAGGCAAACGGTCCCGGGCCGGTCAGGAGGTAAGGCTTGCGGATATTCCGGCAGATGCAGGAGCTGGCTATGGCCTATTTGAAAATCTGCACGGCCATCTTGGGGGGGCAGACTTTTCCAGGGCTATTAATACTGCAGCACGATCTTTTTATGGCACACCTGCCCGGGAGTTCATCAACCGGCTTGTTTCCAGACTGGAAGGGATGGCCCCCGCCATTGAAGAATACCGCCAGGAGTTTCTGAACGAAAGCCTTTCCCCCGATGCCGATGGACAGGCCCTCCGGGTGGCCGGACGTTTCGCCCTGGTGGCTGCTGCTGGGGAGTTGGCAACCGCCTTGGGGGTAACCGGCTGGCAAGAGGATGAGGCATTCTCCGCCGCCCGGATCTGCCAGGAAGCCTGGATTACCGCCCGGGGTGGGACCGGTCCCCAGGAAATTAAAACGGCCCTTGCCCAGGTGCAGTTGTTCTTTGAGAAGCATGGAGAGAGTCGTTTTTCAAACAAAACAGAGATCAATGCGCGCCCCACCATCAACCGGGCAGGTTTTTTTCAGGTGGTAGAAGACCGTATCGAATACTGGGTATTTCCAGGGGTGTTTCGGGAGGAAATATGCCAGGGGTTGGACCATAAATTTGTCACACGCCTGCTGAAGGAGCAGGGATGGATTGCCCCGGGTAACGATGGGGTAGCGACGGTCAAGCCCAGATTGCCGGGAATGGGACCAACCCGTTGCTATCACTTCATTTCCCTGGGCGGGGATGAACCATGA
- a CDS encoding AlpA family phage regulatory protein yields MQRSPLLPDVGFLRLSQIIGDPNAVPPIPAIVPVSKSTWWNGVKTGRFPKPVKLGPRTTAWPVGPIKQLIADLSGEVSS; encoded by the coding sequence ATGCAGCGGTCACCCCTCCTTCCAGATGTGGGCTTTCTCCGTCTGAGTCAAATTATTGGAGATCCCAATGCTGTCCCCCCAATACCGGCGATTGTTCCTGTTAGCAAGTCAACTTGGTGGAATGGTGTGAAAACTGGACGTTTCCCCAAGCCCGTCAAATTAGGGCCGCGTACGACGGCATGGCCTGTCGGACCTATTAAGCAACTGATAGCTGATTTGAGTGGGGAGGTGTCTTCATGA